The following are from one region of the Mycetohabitans rhizoxinica HKI 454 genome:
- a CDS encoding aspartate/glutamate racemase family protein, with translation MRTDASFGKDRLGILGGMGSEATAYFLRLLAQRAGAQVDQDHVPFLLLSCPEIPDRSTAIENGDTIVPTMIHARLAQLARAGCGAVAIACNTAHYWCDEFAAALRIPFIDMISATARQTALSGAGSAIVLGTRSTIRYRLYDHALNDAGVHLIEPDDEIVELTSAAISLSKAGDLPGASAQLARSLAACGALHADAVILGCTELPMVVPAGIRGIHLIDSVSCLAEACVQWWRAQSMPDQEVETRLRLRFRMG, from the coding sequence ATGAGGACGGATGCTTCGTTTGGAAAAGATCGCCTTGGCATTTTAGGAGGTATGGGCAGCGAGGCGACCGCATACTTTTTGCGGCTACTGGCTCAACGTGCGGGTGCGCAGGTCGATCAAGACCATGTCCCCTTTCTACTGCTTTCCTGTCCAGAAATTCCGGACCGCTCCACTGCAATCGAGAACGGCGACACGATTGTCCCGACAATGATCCATGCGCGTCTTGCGCAATTAGCGCGCGCGGGATGCGGCGCCGTCGCCATTGCGTGCAACACCGCTCACTACTGGTGCGATGAATTCGCAGCGGCTTTGCGGATTCCGTTCATTGATATGATCTCCGCGACCGCGCGGCAAACTGCGCTCTCAGGAGCAGGGAGCGCAATCGTGCTAGGCACGCGCTCCACGATCCGTTATCGATTGTACGATCACGCATTGAATGATGCCGGCGTGCATCTCATCGAACCTGACGATGAGATCGTCGAGCTAACAAGTGCCGCCATCTCCCTGAGCAAAGCAGGCGATCTTCCCGGCGCGTCGGCTCAACTGGCCCGCTCACTTGCGGCATGCGGTGCGTTGCACGCCGACGCTGTGATTCTAGGTTGCACCGAGCTGCCAATGGTGGTGCCTGCGGGAATCCGAGGCATTCATTTGATCGATTCGGTATCCTGCCTAGCTGAAGCTTGCGTGCAGTGGTGGCGGGCTCAATCGATGCCTGATCAGGAGGTAGAGACACGCCTTAGGCTACGATTTAGAATGGGTTGA
- a CDS encoding amino acid adenylation domain-containing protein gives MPDYAAWQRQWLSGERLQAQSEYWHTALADAPVLLALPTDRPRPAQQSFAGARVPIRIDAPITRALKRLSQAQGATLFMTVLAAWSAVLARLSGQDDLVIGTPSANRHHPQIEPLIGFFVNTLALRVDVSGAPSPAQLLERVRRTTLEAQAHQDLPFEQVVEIVQPPRRLEHTPLFQVMFAWQNNERAVWDLPELEVTPADLADGVAKFDLDLHLYEADGEVVGWLNYATALFDRATIERHVGYLQTMLQSMAADDQHPVTRVQLLTSAERTLLLETWNATQQDYPSHQCIHQLFEAQVERTPQATALVYEEQTLSYAQLNAQANRLAHQLIELGVVPDARVAICVERSPAMVVGLLAILKAGGAYVPLDPAYPGARLAHILTDAAPDIVLADAAGRAALGEAALAHRTVLDPNTLPKQADTNPSLPALTSCHLAYVIYTSGSTGIPKGVLVQHSSVVNHGIVVAQRLELSSRDRLLQFSSLSFDASVEEIFCTLCYGATLVLRTDAWLADAKQFWDFCEANRVSLVDLPTQFWAQLIQEKVAVANSVRAILIGGDTLSVSAQSAWLAGGHQARLLNTYGPTETTIIVTIYEIVGDSDHWRCIGRPIANTQIYLLDSYGQPVPLGAVGELYIGGAGVARGYLNRPELTAERFVHDPFSRDPNARMYKTGDLARYLPDGNLEFLGRNDHQVKIRGFRIELGEIEARLVQQPQVHEAVVLAMGEGQDKRLVAYVVAEPDEALAGTFRTHVAATLPEYMVPSAFVRLDALPLTPNGKLDRRALPAPDAQAFAHQAYEAPQGECETTLAEIWSELLGVEQVSRHDNFFALGGHSLLAVQMISRSRTALGISIPMPVLFEAPTLAVLAQRVSAQENVQDESFAVLLPIQPHGARPALFCVHPVTGLSWHYRGLVSHLEADQPIYGLQARGLDGGSLPAVTIEAMAIDYIQQIRRIQPCGPYYLLGWSFGGKVVHSMATQLEQQGERVALLAVLDATPDYVQWDNKPEINEDDFYHLFVRHAAGSLSEAGRYLWEKTRAVLQNNMQLVQRFSPRIYSGDMLFFRATMARDALTQPISPEVWQPYVMGNIEVYDIACQHYDMELPAPTAQIGCILRHKLNVLQAA, from the coding sequence ATCCCCGATTATGCGGCCTGGCAGCGACAGTGGCTCTCGGGCGAGCGGCTACAAGCGCAAAGCGAATACTGGCACACGGCGCTGGCCGATGCACCGGTGCTGCTGGCGCTGCCCACTGACCGGCCACGCCCGGCGCAGCAATCGTTTGCGGGGGCACGGGTGCCGATTCGGATTGATGCACCCATCACGCGAGCCTTGAAGCGTTTAAGCCAAGCCCAGGGCGCGACGCTATTTATGACGGTGCTGGCGGCGTGGAGCGCGGTGCTCGCACGCCTGTCGGGGCAAGACGATCTGGTCATTGGCACGCCGAGCGCCAATCGTCACCATCCTCAGATTGAGCCGCTGATTGGCTTCTTTGTGAACACGCTGGCGCTGCGTGTGGATGTGTCGGGTGCGCCGAGCCCGGCGCAGTTGCTCGAGCGGGTACGGCGCACGACGTTGGAGGCGCAAGCGCATCAGGACTTGCCATTTGAGCAGGTGGTGGAGATTGTGCAGCCGCCGCGTCGGCTCGAGCATACGCCGCTGTTTCAGGTGATGTTCGCGTGGCAAAACAACGAGCGTGCCGTGTGGGATCTGCCGGAGCTGGAAGTCACGCCAGCGGACTTGGCTGATGGCGTGGCCAAGTTCGATCTGGACCTGCACCTATATGAAGCAGATGGGGAGGTTGTCGGCTGGCTGAATTATGCGACGGCGCTGTTCGATCGCGCGACGATCGAGCGACACGTCGGGTATTTGCAGACGATGTTGCAGTCGATGGCCGCTGACGACCAGCATCCGGTCACGCGTGTTCAGTTGCTGACGTCGGCTGAGCGTACGTTATTGCTCGAGACGTGGAACGCGACGCAGCAAGACTATCCGTCACACCAATGTATTCACCAGCTATTTGAAGCGCAAGTGGAGCGCACGCCACAGGCGACAGCACTGGTCTATGAGGAGCAGACGCTCAGCTACGCTCAGTTGAATGCGCAAGCGAATCGCTTGGCACATCAGTTGATTGAGCTGGGTGTTGTGCCCGATGCACGAGTGGCGATCTGTGTGGAGCGCAGTCCCGCGATGGTGGTGGGGCTATTGGCGATTTTGAAAGCGGGCGGAGCGTACGTGCCGCTGGATCCGGCGTATCCAGGTGCGCGGCTCGCGCATATTCTCACGGATGCGGCACCGGACATTGTGCTGGCCGATGCGGCGGGCCGGGCGGCGCTGGGTGAGGCGGCCTTGGCTCATCGCACGGTGCTGGACCCAAACACGCTGCCGAAGCAGGCGGACACGAACCCCTCGTTGCCTGCGCTGACGTCCTGTCATCTTGCGTACGTGATCTATACATCCGGTTCCACTGGCATACCAAAAGGTGTTTTGGTCCAGCACAGTAGTGTAGTCAACCATGGAATAGTGGTGGCGCAGCGACTTGAACTGAGTTCGCGAGATCGCCTTTTGCAATTTTCTTCGTTATCTTTCGATGCATCAGTCGAAGAAATTTTTTGCACTTTATGCTATGGCGCAACGTTAGTTTTGAGAACGGATGCTTGGCTGGCAGACGCCAAGCAATTTTGGGATTTTTGCGAAGCAAACCGCGTAAGCTTGGTAGACCTACCCACTCAGTTCTGGGCACAATTAATTCAGGAAAAAGTTGCTGTTGCAAACAGCGTACGTGCGATTCTCATTGGCGGAGACACATTAAGCGTATCGGCACAAAGTGCATGGTTAGCAGGAGGCCATCAGGCGCGCTTATTGAATACTTATGGTCCGACTGAAACAACGATTATCGTTACGATATATGAAATAGTAGGTGATAGTGATCACTGGCGCTGCATCGGTCGTCCGATCGCAAACACGCAGATTTATCTATTGGATAGCTACGGTCAGCCGGTACCGTTGGGCGCGGTGGGTGAATTGTATATTGGGGGTGCGGGTGTGGCGCGTGGCTACCTGAACCGCCCGGAACTGACCGCCGAGCGCTTTGTGCACGATCCGTTCTCTCGAGATCCCAACGCGCGGATGTACAAGACGGGCGATTTGGCGCGTTATTTACCCGATGGCAATTTAGAGTTTCTGGGCCGCAATGACCATCAGGTGAAGATCCGGGGCTTTCGGATTGAATTGGGCGAGATCGAGGCGCGCCTGGTTCAGCAGCCGCAGGTGCACGAGGCGGTGGTGCTGGCCATGGGCGAGGGCCAAGATAAACGCTTGGTAGCGTATGTGGTGGCCGAGCCCGATGAGGCGTTAGCGGGCACCTTTCGTACGCATGTAGCGGCAACGCTGCCTGAGTACATGGTGCCTAGCGCGTTTGTGCGGCTCGATGCGTTGCCGCTCACGCCCAATGGCAAGCTAGATCGGCGCGCGTTGCCGGCACCGGACGCGCAGGCGTTTGCGCACCAGGCGTACGAGGCGCCGCAGGGCGAGTGCGAGACCACGCTGGCCGAGATTTGGTCCGAGCTGCTCGGCGTGGAGCAAGTGAGCCGACACGATAATTTCTTCGCACTGGGGGGACATTCGCTGCTCGCGGTGCAGATGATCAGTCGGAGCCGCACCGCTTTGGGTATCTCCATTCCGATGCCTGTCCTGTTCGAAGCACCGACCCTTGCCGTGCTAGCGCAGCGTGTATCGGCACAAGAGAACGTGCAGGATGAGTCCTTTGCTGTGCTACTGCCGATTCAACCTCATGGCGCCCGACCTGCGCTTTTCTGTGTCCATCCTGTCACTGGGCTAAGTTGGCACTATCGAGGCCTGGTGAGTCATTTGGAGGCAGATCAACCGATCTATGGTCTACAAGCTCGTGGACTCGACGGTGGCTCGTTGCCTGCCGTCACGATCGAAGCGATGGCGATAGACTATATTCAGCAAATCCGCCGTATTCAACCATGCGGGCCTTACTACCTGCTAGGTTGGTCATTTGGCGGAAAAGTGGTCCATAGCATGGCAACGCAGCTTGAACAACAGGGTGAGCGGGTTGCGTTGCTAGCGGTGCTCGATGCGACGCCAGATTATGTGCAATGGGATAATAAGCCAGAGATCAACGAAGACGATTTTTATCATCTGTTTGTACGCCACGCTGCAGGCAGTCTGTCGGAAGCCGGCCGCTATTTGTGGGAGAAAACCCGTGCAGTGCTGCAAAATAATATGCAGCTTGTTCAACGTTTTTCGCCACGTATTTACAGTGGCGATATGTTGTTTTTCAGGGCGACAATGGCACGAGATGCATTGACTCAACCCATTTCACCGGAGGTATGGCAGCCTTACGTAATGGGTAATATTGAGGTTTACGACATTGCCTGCCAACATTACGACATGGAGTTGCCCGCGCCTACTGCACAGATTGGTTGCATTCTAAGACATAAACTGAATGTGCTACAGGCGGCATGA